In Streptomyces spororaveus, one genomic interval encodes:
- the cas6e gene encoding type I-E CRISPR-associated protein Cas6/Cse3/CasE, whose product MAHLSRIPLAPLRDGTRKLLRSPQAMHAAVLGAVAYHPDAGRTLWRLDSDNRHRPYLYTVTQVAPDWTALVEQAGWLVDEPNAKPVVADYGQLLAQLQPGQVYGFRLTASPVQNSRTPQNPTKTQTDRIAAAADGKTRSFRMGHRTAAHQLAWFTDRVKGFGFELKEVPASAPAAPSILPLTAPAAEPEPTLDVRITARDRRQFTKTDSSGTGNTTVTITTATYEGTLTVTDPFTLARTLLTGIGPAKAYGCGLLTLAAAQ is encoded by the coding sequence ATGGCCCACCTGTCCCGCATCCCCCTCGCCCCGCTCCGCGACGGCACCCGCAAGCTCCTGCGGTCCCCGCAGGCCATGCACGCTGCCGTCCTCGGCGCCGTCGCCTACCACCCCGACGCGGGACGCACCCTGTGGCGCCTCGACAGCGACAACCGCCACCGCCCCTACCTGTACACGGTCACGCAGGTCGCACCGGACTGGACAGCCCTCGTCGAGCAGGCCGGCTGGCTCGTCGACGAACCGAACGCCAAACCCGTCGTCGCCGACTACGGACAACTCCTCGCGCAGCTCCAGCCCGGACAGGTCTACGGGTTCCGGCTGACGGCATCCCCGGTCCAGAACTCACGCACCCCACAGAACCCCACCAAAACACAAACCGACCGCATTGCGGCCGCCGCCGACGGCAAGACCCGCTCGTTCCGCATGGGCCACCGCACCGCAGCCCATCAGCTTGCGTGGTTCACCGACCGCGTCAAGGGCTTCGGCTTCGAACTGAAGGAGGTACCGGCATCCGCCCCGGCCGCGCCCAGCATCCTGCCCCTGACAGCCCCCGCCGCCGAACCCGAGCCCACCCTCGACGTCCGCATCACCGCCCGCGACCGACGACAGTTCACCAAAACCGACAGCTCCGGCACCGGCAACACGACAGTCACCATCACCACCGCTACCTACGAGGGCACCCTCACCGTCACCGACCCGTTCACCCTGGCCCGCACCCTGCTCACCGGCATCGGCCCCGCAAAGGCGTACGGCTGCGGTCTCCTCACCCTCGCCGCCGCCCAGTAG
- the cas5e gene encoding type I-E CRISPR-associated protein Cas5/CasD, with the protein MTEATTLLLRLAAPLQAWGDHRAVVDTRHTSPMPTKSGVIGLLGAALGRERDEPLGALAELTIGVRADVPGTLLRDYHTVSDYRGVPLLSSKVNGKGRQVGTSPARYTMTGERFYLQDAAFLVAIHGPAPVMAEVTAAAKAPVAILALGRRSCPPTFPLVLGTTADPIADVLTGHDWLASPHARTLWQRKHRGASPATVEVSAVLDDPNGDTILQDQPLSYASSGPRHTSRRVRHTLIPLPTGFDPGPDATSGEGHDPLALLGW; encoded by the coding sequence TCGTCGACACCCGGCACACCAGCCCCATGCCCACCAAGTCCGGCGTCATCGGACTCCTCGGCGCGGCCCTCGGCCGCGAACGAGACGAACCGCTCGGCGCCCTGGCCGAACTCACCATCGGCGTACGCGCCGACGTACCAGGAACCCTGCTGCGGGACTACCACACGGTCAGCGACTACCGGGGCGTGCCGCTCCTGTCCTCGAAGGTCAACGGCAAAGGCCGCCAGGTCGGGACCAGCCCGGCCCGGTACACGATGACCGGGGAGCGGTTCTACCTGCAGGACGCGGCATTCCTCGTCGCCATCCACGGCCCGGCCCCCGTGATGGCCGAGGTGACCGCCGCGGCGAAGGCCCCGGTGGCGATACTCGCTCTTGGCCGCCGCTCCTGCCCGCCCACGTTCCCGCTCGTACTCGGCACCACTGCCGATCCGATCGCCGACGTCCTCACCGGACACGACTGGCTCGCATCCCCCCACGCCCGGACCCTATGGCAGCGCAAGCACCGCGGTGCTTCCCCCGCCACCGTCGAGGTATCGGCCGTCCTAGACGATCCGAACGGCGACACAATCCTCCAGGACCAGCCCCTCAGCTACGCCTCGAGCGGCCCCCGGCACACAAGCCGCCGTGTCCGCCACACCCTGATCCCCCTGCCCACGGGATTCGATCCCGGCCCGGACGCAACCAGCGGCGAAGGGCATGACCCCCTCGCCCTTCTCGGATGGTGA